A window of the Schlesneria paludicola DSM 18645 genome harbors these coding sequences:
- a CDS encoding HlyD family secretion protein gives MSDSTTVNHSLKDRVQSLRLPPPAPTASGGGKLPWILVVILGCAVAYLLTAGSPFESARKSAVTDEGKSSASATPTPKPATASQVAGPVVESKGYIIPEQQILVSPQVSGRVLELNFEAGQRIERDFVLAVLDNTEYQAEYERVYAMLEASKANLAELREGSRPDEIKQVKAELAEAQTNLEQAERDYKRAKELSVNGFVNKQDFETSESQYQMVKNRVARLAATTQLMVDGPRQERKLAAEAQVRQAEAELRRAKWRLDNCTIVAPISGTVLKKNAELGNLVNPVAFNGSFSLCDMADLSKLEVELSIQEREISKVKKGQRCKVQPEAYMDRSYDGVVSRLMPIADRAKGAVPVRVRLKVPPEEEGQFLKPEMGAIVRFYDEIIEEETAPPTNQLRKGPSEHEPNATSQTP, from the coding sequence ATGTCCGATTCGACGACAGTGAATCACTCGCTCAAAGATCGCGTTCAGTCCTTGCGATTACCGCCTCCTGCGCCCACGGCCAGCGGAGGTGGAAAGCTGCCTTGGATTTTGGTGGTCATCCTGGGCTGTGCTGTGGCGTATTTGCTGACGGCCGGCAGCCCGTTCGAATCGGCCCGCAAAAGTGCCGTGACCGACGAGGGGAAGTCCTCCGCGAGCGCCACGCCCACTCCGAAACCGGCGACTGCCAGTCAAGTGGCCGGTCCGGTCGTTGAATCCAAGGGATATATCATTCCAGAACAGCAAATCCTGGTGAGCCCTCAGGTCAGTGGCCGAGTTCTGGAACTGAATTTTGAGGCGGGACAAAGGATCGAACGGGACTTTGTACTCGCCGTTTTGGACAACACGGAATATCAGGCGGAATACGAGCGAGTGTACGCGATGCTCGAGGCTTCCAAAGCCAACCTCGCAGAGCTGCGCGAAGGGTCTCGGCCCGACGAAATCAAACAGGTCAAAGCAGAGTTGGCAGAGGCTCAAACGAACCTTGAACAGGCCGAACGTGATTACAAACGGGCGAAAGAACTGTCTGTCAACGGCTTTGTGAACAAACAAGACTTCGAGACATCGGAGTCACAGTATCAGATGGTCAAAAATCGAGTGGCCAGGCTGGCCGCGACCACACAACTGATGGTCGACGGACCACGGCAGGAACGAAAGTTGGCTGCGGAGGCTCAAGTTCGACAAGCCGAGGCCGAACTGCGGCGTGCGAAATGGCGACTCGACAACTGCACAATCGTCGCCCCGATTTCGGGAACAGTTCTGAAGAAGAATGCCGAACTGGGAAATCTGGTGAATCCCGTCGCCTTCAATGGCTCGTTCAGCCTGTGCGACATGGCTGATTTATCCAAACTGGAAGTCGAACTATCGATTCAAGAGCGTGAGATTTCCAAAGTCAAAAAAGGACAGCGGTGCAAGGTTCAACCCGAAGCCTATATGGACCGGTCGTACGACGGGGTCGTCTCGCGCTTGATGCCCATTGCGGATCGCGCGAAAGGTGCCGTTCCGGTCCGCGTTCGGTTGAAGGTACCGCCAGAAGAAGAGGGCCAGTTCCTGAAGCCGGAAATGGGAGCGATTGTGCGTTTCTACGACGAGATTATCGAGGAAGAGACCGCGCCGCCGACCAACCAACTTCGCAAGGGCCCCTCAGAACACGAGCCCAATGCCACGTCGCAAACGCCTTGA
- a CDS encoding cofactor-independent phosphoglycerate mutase has protein sequence MKFALVIPDGVADEPQAVLGGKTPLQAANIPRMDEVARLGMVGRADHVPASMPSGSDVGTMSLFGYDPLEYHTGRAPLEAAAQGIELGPLDWCIRCNFVTVEDGRMRSFTAEQIPNDLARSLVERLQRDVCGDEHWKFYAGVSYRNLLVYRARGEAAPFGPQTSTTPPHDITDQLIETFLPSGPGSELLRDLMQRSQPVLAGSPENLARAASGVHTATQTWLWGQGQRPAFKSFLERFGQRGAVITAVDLLRGLGRLLGWNVIEVEGATGYLDTDYAAKGRAAIQALKDDVTDFIVVHVEATDEASHEGKADEKVRALEQIDQHIVGPLHEYLKSQGDYRLLVCPDHPTFLRTKTHSHGYVPFAMCGTGVIPDQSPTYDEVVAAKSPTVLDRGCELMPLLFRKS, from the coding sequence ATGAAATTCGCATTGGTCATTCCCGACGGTGTTGCTGACGAACCACAAGCCGTTTTGGGGGGTAAGACTCCACTTCAAGCGGCGAACATTCCTCGGATGGATGAAGTGGCGCGACTGGGAATGGTCGGACGAGCCGACCATGTGCCGGCGTCGATGCCCTCGGGCAGCGATGTCGGAACGATGAGCCTGTTTGGATACGACCCGCTGGAATACCACACGGGCCGCGCGCCGCTGGAAGCCGCCGCTCAAGGAATCGAACTCGGTCCGCTCGATTGGTGTATTCGTTGCAATTTCGTCACGGTCGAAGACGGACGGATGCGAAGTTTCACGGCCGAGCAGATTCCGAACGACCTGGCGCGCAGTTTGGTGGAGCGATTGCAGCGCGACGTCTGCGGCGATGAGCATTGGAAATTTTATGCCGGTGTGAGCTATCGAAATCTGCTGGTTTACCGAGCGCGCGGGGAGGCCGCGCCATTTGGACCTCAAACTTCAACAACGCCACCGCACGACATCACCGATCAATTGATCGAAACTTTTCTGCCCAGCGGACCCGGTTCGGAGTTGCTGCGCGACTTGATGCAACGCAGCCAACCCGTCCTGGCAGGGTCTCCAGAGAATCTAGCGCGAGCCGCTTCGGGCGTTCATACCGCGACGCAAACCTGGCTCTGGGGACAGGGGCAGCGCCCGGCCTTCAAGTCGTTTCTGGAGCGGTTCGGACAGCGCGGCGCCGTCATTACCGCAGTTGACCTGCTCCGAGGATTGGGCCGACTGCTGGGCTGGAACGTCATTGAAGTCGAAGGGGCGACGGGCTACCTCGACACCGACTATGCCGCAAAAGGTCGCGCCGCGATTCAAGCTCTGAAAGACGATGTGACAGATTTTATCGTGGTTCATGTTGAGGCCACCGACGAGGCGTCGCACGAAGGCAAGGCCGACGAAAAGGTCCGCGCGTTGGAACAAATCGACCAGCACATCGTGGGCCCTCTGCACGAATATTTGAAATCGCAGGGGGACTATCGATTGCTGGTTTGCCCCGATCACCCCACATTCTTGCGCACGAAAACGCACAGCCACGGATATGTTCCCTTTGCGATGTGTGGAACGGGTGTCATTCCCGATCAGTCGCCGACCTACGACGAAGTCGTTGCGGCCAAATCCCCGACCGTGCTTGATCGCGGCTGTGAACTGATGCCGCTGCTATTTCGTAAGTCGTAG
- a CDS encoding ABC transporter ATP-binding protein — protein sequence MSGADACVEVHDVHKSFKRGSEVLDVLNGLNLVVNQGEFVALMGPSGSGKTTLLNLIAGLDQPTVGTIHVQGEEISKMSEGQLAGWRTRNIGFVFQFYHLLPVLTAFRNVELPLLLLPLSAAQRRQQVTTALDIVGLSDRMWHRPGQLSGGQQQRVGIARAIVTDPTLIVADEPTGDLDAKSADEILNLLVELKNTLNKTIVMVTHDPRAAARADRCVHLDKGRLAVEAPTH from the coding sequence ATGTCCGGTGCCGATGCGTGTGTGGAAGTCCACGATGTCCATAAGTCGTTCAAACGTGGCAGCGAAGTTCTGGACGTGTTGAATGGACTGAATCTGGTGGTCAACCAGGGTGAGTTCGTGGCGCTGATGGGCCCATCGGGATCCGGCAAAACCACATTGCTGAACTTGATTGCCGGACTGGACCAACCAACTGTCGGGACGATTCATGTCCAGGGCGAAGAAATCTCAAAGATGTCCGAAGGGCAGCTCGCAGGTTGGCGAACTCGCAATATCGGCTTTGTGTTTCAGTTCTATCATCTGTTGCCGGTTCTCACCGCGTTTCGCAATGTCGAACTTCCTCTCTTGCTGTTGCCACTCTCCGCTGCCCAACGACGCCAGCAGGTCACGACGGCACTCGACATCGTCGGACTGAGCGATCGAATGTGGCATCGTCCCGGCCAACTGTCCGGCGGCCAGCAGCAACGCGTGGGGATCGCTCGCGCCATCGTAACCGATCCAACGCTGATCGTGGCGGACGAACCGACAGGGGACCTGGATGCAAAATCGGCAGATGAAATTCTGAATCTGCTGGTGGAGCTGAAGAATACGCTCAATAAGACCATCGTCATGGTGACCCACGATCCGCGCGCGGCAGCGCGTGCCGATCGAT
- a CDS encoding pseudouridine synthase encodes MPRRSPTPPPEPDNDVPDDEGSFERLQKILASAGIASRRACEDYIRDGRVTVDGKTVTELGIKIDSQAQKVCVDGERIKFQKKQYYIVNKPVGVVCTNADPQGRPRIIDLLPPWYGRLFSVGRLDESSEGLLLVTNDGELAHALAHPKFQVERVYRCIIAGIPSDETFHQLRQGLHFTEGKFRMRDVRRVKSNGKSTLVEVILTEGQNREVRRLFSRVGHKVLKLRRTAFGPIKLGELDPAAYRPLTTAEVRVLKQYAASEPSGRPSWQQRDVSNPNRKRLKGVGRPRSKSGSRAPSANRGGSRGKKPRR; translated from the coding sequence ATGCCCCGCCGCTCACCAACACCGCCTCCTGAACCCGACAACGACGTACCCGATGATGAGGGCTCGTTTGAGCGGTTGCAAAAAATTCTGGCATCTGCGGGTATCGCCTCGCGGCGGGCCTGCGAAGACTATATTCGTGATGGCCGCGTCACGGTTGACGGAAAGACGGTCACCGAATTGGGAATCAAGATTGATTCCCAGGCACAGAAGGTTTGCGTTGACGGCGAGCGAATCAAGTTTCAGAAAAAGCAGTACTACATCGTCAACAAGCCGGTGGGAGTTGTCTGCACGAATGCCGATCCGCAGGGCCGTCCCCGGATTATCGACCTTCTTCCTCCCTGGTACGGACGATTGTTTTCAGTCGGTCGGCTGGATGAGTCGTCGGAGGGGTTGCTGCTGGTGACAAATGATGGTGAACTGGCACACGCCCTCGCCCATCCTAAGTTCCAGGTCGAACGTGTGTATCGCTGTATCATCGCGGGAATTCCCAGCGACGAAACGTTTCATCAGTTGCGGCAGGGTTTGCACTTCACCGAAGGTAAGTTCCGCATGCGGGACGTACGGCGAGTAAAGTCGAACGGGAAAAGCACATTGGTTGAGGTCATTCTGACTGAAGGCCAGAACCGAGAAGTCCGCCGCTTGTTTTCACGAGTGGGCCACAAAGTTTTGAAGTTGCGCCGAACGGCGTTTGGCCCCATCAAATTGGGTGAACTTGATCCCGCGGCTTACCGCCCGCTAACAACTGCAGAAGTTCGGGTCCTGAAGCAATATGCCGCGAGCGAGCCGTCGGGACGTCCGTCCTGGCAGCAACGGGACGTCTCGAATCCAAATCGAAAACGACTGAAAGGTGTTGGCCGTCCGCGATCGAAATCCGGGTCTCGGGCTCCGTCGGCCAACCGAGGTGGTTCACGAGGGAAGAAACCCCGACGATGA
- a CDS encoding DUF1559 domain-containing protein, which yields MSKKPFRKAFTLIELLVVIAIIAVLIALLLPAVQQAREAARRTQCKNNLKQIGLAAFNYESTYSRFPSAGEGACRDNVNLLGASQTTAHPWFPASMHSLILPYLDQGNTYNLMNFNYHYTNSANSTNATAAKTKIAAFMCPSSPVGQTDFRGYGLNEYMPVAYEDIDPTTGTRNAATLTALNGESFSDSAYGLFGNKISGMTDGTSNTIAVIEDSGRPANTVGSKLAAPNTIGGAPGLDGTQLLLLAAASGATVDLTKVASGPTDAATMTNRWADPDNGSGVSGPPYMVGGNSNIINNTRNPVGGSATTCYWTANNCGPNDEPFSYHVGGCHASMADGSVRFISENISWQVIRALCTGAGGEVVGEF from the coding sequence ATGTCAAAGAAGCCGTTTCGTAAAGCATTCACACTGATTGAATTGCTGGTGGTGATCGCCATCATCGCGGTTCTGATCGCGTTGCTGTTGCCAGCCGTTCAGCAGGCTCGCGAAGCTGCCCGCCGCACACAATGCAAGAACAACTTGAAGCAAATTGGCTTGGCGGCGTTTAACTACGAATCGACCTACAGCCGATTCCCATCCGCCGGTGAAGGTGCATGCCGCGACAACGTCAATCTGCTTGGGGCTTCGCAAACCACGGCACACCCTTGGTTCCCAGCCTCGATGCATTCGTTGATTCTGCCGTACCTGGATCAGGGCAATACCTACAACCTGATGAACTTCAACTATCACTACACCAACAGTGCCAACAGCACGAATGCCACCGCTGCGAAGACAAAAATCGCCGCGTTCATGTGCCCATCGAGCCCTGTTGGTCAAACCGACTTCCGCGGCTACGGGTTGAACGAATATATGCCCGTTGCCTACGAAGATATTGATCCGACAACCGGTACACGTAACGCTGCCACGTTGACCGCACTCAATGGCGAGTCGTTCAGCGATTCGGCTTACGGTCTGTTCGGCAACAAGATCAGCGGTATGACAGACGGAACCAGCAACACGATTGCCGTCATCGAAGATTCGGGTCGTCCCGCCAACACCGTCGGCAGCAAGCTGGCTGCCCCCAATACGATTGGTGGAGCTCCAGGACTCGATGGTACGCAGTTGCTGCTCCTCGCGGCCGCCTCAGGCGCAACCGTCGATTTGACAAAAGTGGCGAGCGGACCAACCGACGCCGCGACGATGACCAATCGCTGGGCTGATCCAGACAACGGCAGCGGCGTGTCTGGCCCTCCTTACATGGTTGGCGGGAACAGCAACATCATCAACAACACCCGAAATCCTGTTGGTGGATCGGCAACCACTTGCTACTGGACAGCAAACAATTGCGGTCCTAACGATGAACCATTCAGCTATCACGTCGGTGGTTGCCATGCCTCGATGGCCGACGGTAGCGTCCGATTCATTTCGGAGAACATTTCGTGGCAAGTCATTCGTGCTCTCTGCACGGGTGCAGGCGGTGAAGTTGTGGGCGAGTTCTAA
- a CDS encoding dihydroorotate dehydrogenase electron transfer subunit encodes MNDVVLDLPGVVSTAVQESATVVEHELMAKNTWRMRLSCPAIARQIVPGQFFMVRIPGRSDPLLGRPFALYDIYTDADGHPAGLDFGYVVVGKMTSVLESLSVGSRVEMWGPLGNGFPLPPSGHLVIAAGGIGQTPFLAVVREALKRRVYGDPARIVCTAPSRITLCYGVRGVEYLAGVEEFQAEGIDVRISTDDGSAGRRGFVTDVLKNVFAEKPAATALYCCGPEPMMQAVNRLAASVRIPTWLSLETPMACGFGACFSCVTKIRQDDGTWDYRRVCVEGPVFPGDKVVFHE; translated from the coding sequence ATGAATGATGTTGTGCTTGATCTGCCCGGCGTCGTGTCGACGGCCGTGCAGGAATCTGCGACGGTAGTCGAACACGAACTGATGGCGAAGAATACCTGGCGGATGCGCCTGAGTTGTCCCGCCATTGCCAGACAAATTGTGCCTGGCCAGTTTTTCATGGTCCGCATCCCGGGGCGCAGTGACCCGCTGCTGGGTCGCCCTTTTGCACTCTACGATATCTACACCGATGCCGACGGTCACCCGGCAGGGCTCGATTTCGGCTATGTCGTTGTGGGCAAAATGACATCGGTCCTGGAGTCCTTGTCGGTCGGGAGCCGCGTCGAAATGTGGGGGCCGTTGGGGAATGGTTTTCCACTTCCTCCGTCCGGTCATCTGGTCATCGCCGCGGGGGGAATCGGTCAAACACCGTTTCTGGCGGTCGTGCGAGAAGCGTTGAAACGTCGTGTTTATGGTGATCCCGCACGGATTGTTTGCACAGCACCATCCCGAATTACGCTGTGCTACGGTGTGCGTGGCGTTGAGTATCTGGCGGGGGTTGAAGAATTTCAGGCCGAGGGAATCGATGTCCGCATCTCGACGGATGATGGTTCCGCTGGACGTCGTGGTTTCGTGACCGATGTCTTGAAGAATGTGTTCGCTGAAAAACCGGCTGCGACAGCCCTGTATTGCTGTGGTCCCGAGCCGATGATGCAAGCGGTCAATCGGCTGGCTGCCAGCGTTCGGATTCCGACCTGGCTGTCGCTCGAAACGCCGATGGCCTGTGGCTTCGGTGCCTGTTTTAGCTGTGTCACCAAGATTCGACAGGACGACGGAACGTGGGATTATCGCCGCGTTTGCGTAGAAGGCCCGGTCTTTCCGGGTGACAAAGTCGTCTTTCACGAATAG